The Oncorhynchus tshawytscha isolate Ot180627B linkage group LG02, Otsh_v2.0, whole genome shotgun sequence genome contains the following window.
ATAACTTTGTTAAAATATGACAAGATTGTGTTATTCTTGTCTCATTGTTTAGCCAGCAAATCATTTTCATGAACGTGTTCTACAGTGTGATATTCGTATTTCATTCCCAGAACATTGTTACACTGCCTGTGTATGACATAACATCCTCATGACAAATCAGCTTGTGTCTTATCTattattctctgatccacctttcTTACCACTACATCCCCACCTACAATAAAACAcaggaatgaagagagagatggtcCTGTAATAGTGTACTTTATTGAACTGTGGAACTGTGGTGggggagaaagtgaaagagaaggagagggagggaaggatagagagaaagaaggatagGGAAGAGGATTCTCAAATTGGGAAAAAGTCCATCCTcgccctgtcctcctctccaccgGGACCCGGAAACCAAAAAGTGGTCCTCCTCTCCTCGATAGCCTGAGCACAAATGTATCCTCCCAGCGGGAAACGTGAAAGTGTTTCAAAATctgccacaccccctttgaatcagctaTTGTTTCTTTGAGAAAAGCATGCCGACATTTAAAAAAACGATACAATACTTATCTCTCTATAAAATGTTAAGTGCAACCAGCTACATTTATTTTTACCACTtaacacatgtatttggggattACTCCTTTGTAAATGTCATTTGCCTGATTACgtgttggtgaaggagagtcattTCATACAAGCACATTTGTTTGCATGtttcctttcctcctctattTGATTaccttgacctttttcaaaaggaggtgaggagaggatggaggagaggacgcGAGGAGTCGAGCAAaaccaattgagattctcccaaggAGGGACAGAGATACTGAGGAAAGGGCAAAaagggacagtgagagacagagagagggatgaagggagagagaggttgacagtCCTCTACAGATACAGGAGGCTTCTTTGGCTCAGCTGGACTTGAAGGAGTGCACTCAGCCACTGTAGCCCTCCAAACAGCGACCTGTGTTTATCTCATTGCAAGAATAACACTTGCTGTGTGTACAGCGATATAGGGGGATTTTTTTATGTATTGTATTGAAGGAGTTTATTACATTTTGCCTTGGGGGATTGGTTTTTGCCCCACCCCACTTAGGTTGCCAGACTTTCTCGAACACAAAGGCCTTAGAGTTTAGGTCTCTAGTAGAAAAGGCCCTATCAAGGTCATTGATAATGCTGTGGCCTCCTCTTTCCTTCATACAGGACTCCAGGCAGGGAGAGAATGTGGTAAAGAAGATTATACAGTCCTTGTTGTTATTGGTCAGGTGTAATATGGGGTAGCCCATATCCTGGGTAGTAATACTCAGGAGACGATACTCTGCGTGGTAGCCATTATACGGTATGGCTGCGATGATCTTGTCTCCTTTGTAGATTTGTCCGGCGGTAAGTGCCGCCTTGACCACCTCTGGTTTAACGTTGACATCAAACTCTCCTTTCTTGCACTCATCTTTGGTGAGCCTGACAGCCATGGCATACTCACGATTTTGCAGTCCGAACCTGAACAACAGCAGAAAAATCGAGAGACAGAGGTGgtgacagaacacagagcacgTACTTTGGTTGACCTTAATTGTAGAGTTTGGGGACAATTCCCTATAGTATATTAATACAAGGTTTCTTTAGTTAATAAGGCATGTGGTAATAAAACGGAGACTATATGATTACAATGAAACAGAGAAGCACTCACTTTTTCATCTCTGTAATCAGTTTAGCTAAATTTGCTTCACTAATCTGAGCATCCACCTTGTCTCCAGTCCAGAGAGAAAGCAGAAAGAGAAGGACAACCCCCGCATAGCTGCACACATCTGAAACACACCAGagtatcaacacacacacacacacacacacacacacacacacacacacacacacacacacacacacacacacacacacacacacacacacacacacacacacacacacacacacacacacacacacacacacacacacacacacacacacacacacacaaagaaacactATGTCAATACATACACTGCAAACTATTTAAATGGTAAAACCATGCTCTTAAAACAGGCTAAACATTTTGTTTGGTGAGAAATGAATAACTCCCAGGTACCTGATGATCCATTGCTGCTGTCCGTGTCTGAATCCTCTATCTGTGTGAGCAATACTTCAATGTTTTTATGTATCAATTCAGCTCACCCAGCATGCCATGTAGGGGGAGTTTCCATTGGTCAGAAAGTGCCAGCACGATAAGCAAGTTCATTCCAGATAAACCAAGGTCATTGTGATGTAATATCATTACGGGAAACCAAATTTCACTAGTTTGACTTGGTTTGGGCTGAGTGGgactggttgagaaaatgccaagagtgtgaaaagctgtcatcaaggcaaagagtggctactttgaagaatcaaaaatattaaatatatattgatttgtttaatactcttttggttactacatgattccaaatgtgttatttcatacttttgatgtcttcactattattctacagtgtagaaaatagtaaaaataaataaaaacccttgaatgagtaggtgtgtccaaacatttgactggtagtgtattttttactttatgagctggattgcctgtctttgcaatttgTTTATTTTCGTTAGCATATTCAGCGAGCAGCCTCCATTGAAATTCACTATTACTTGTGCAAAtgttgttagcattctggtataGATGCCCAATGGTGCTTTTTTGCTGTGGTATATCaaaccgtataccatgggtatgacaaaacatgtatttgtactgttctaattacattggtaaccagtttataatagcaataaggctccttgggggtttgtgatatatggctaaGGGTTGTGTCCATGCACTCTGCAATGCGTTGagtttaagaacagcccttagccgtggtatattcgCCAAATATCACCCCcccccgtgccttattgcttaaatataccagtatgagagaaggacggtatgacgatatgaaaatctggataccgtcCAACCCTTCCAACAATACATAAGGGAATCTCATCCTCACACATTGAGCTACAGTATTACATTGTGTGTTATAACTAAGTAGTCCTCCAGAGCTCTACAACTTCACAGATGTTGGGGTCGATTTGGAATCGGCACTTGACACAGAGAAGAAGTGTTTTATGTAATGTCACAGCCAATAAAGTATAACACAGTCCCCAACGATGATAGGCCTCAACTGTAGCTTACAGTCTTTCAATGCATCTTATTGTTCTGAGTATATTCATGTATAGTATATTAATGCAAGCGTTTCTTTGGGAAATAAGAAGTGCGGTTTTAAAACAGAGACTATATAATTACAACGAAACAGAGAAGCACTCACTTTTTCATCTCTGTAATCAGTTTAGATAAATTTGCTTCACTAATCTGATCATCCATCTTGTCTCCAGCCCAGAGAGAAAGCAGAAAGAGAAGGACAATCCCCCGCATAGCTGCACACATCTGAAACACACTGGagtatcactcacacacacacacgcacacgcacacgtacacgcacgcacgcacgcacgcacgcacgcacgcacacgcacacacacacacacacacgagtaacACTGTGTCAGTACACACACTGCACACCATTTAACAGATGGTAAAACCATTAGAGTAAACAGATATaaacatataaactcagcaaaaaaagaaacgtcccattttcaggaccctgtctttcaaagataattcgtaaaaatccaaataacctcacagatcttcattgtaaaggcttTGAACACGGTTTCCCGTGcttttcaatgaaccataaacaattaattaacatgcacctgtggaacgatcgttaagacactaacagcttacagatggtaggcaattaacgTCACagctatgaaaacttaggacactaaagaggcctttctactgactctgaaaaacaccaaaagaaaaatgcccagggtccctgctcatcctcttgaacgtgccttaggcatgctgcaaggaggcatgaggactgcagatgtggccagggcaataaattgcaacatccgtactgtgagacgcttgcacaggatcagtacatccgaacatcacacctgcgggacaggaacagaatggcaacaacaactgcccaagttacaccaggaatgcacaatccttccatcagtgctcagactgtccgcaataggctgagaggctggacaGGGCTtgtaggcaggtcctcaccagacatcaccggcaacaacgtcgcctatggacacaaacctaccgtcgctggaccagacaggactggcaaaaagtgctcttcactgacgagtcgcggttttgtgtCACCAGGCGGgatggtcggatttgtgtttatcgtcgaaggaatgagcattacaccgaggcctgtactctggagcgtgatcaatttggaggtggagggtccgtcatggtctggggcggtgtgtcacagcatcattggactgagcttgttatcattgcaggcaatctcaaagctgtgcgttacaaggaagacatcctcctccctcatgtggtacccttcctgcaggctcatcctgacatgaccctccagcatgacaatgccaccagccatactgctcgttctgtgcgtgatttcctgcaagacaggaatgtcagtgttctgccagcaaagagcccggatctcaatgccattgagcacatctgggacctgttggattggagggtgagggctagggccattccccccagaaatgtctgggaacttgcaggtgtcttggtggaagagaggggtaacatttcacagcaagaaatggcaaatctggtgcagtccatgatgcactgcagtacttaatgcagctggtggccacaccagatactgactgttacttttgattttgaccccccctttgttcagggacacactattccatttctgttagtcatgtctgtggaacttgttcagtttgtctcagttgttgaatcttgttatgttcatacaaatatttacacatgttaagtttgctgaaaataaacacaggtgacagtgagaggacgtttctttttttgctgagtttataaactTCAATAAGGAATCAATCATAACACATGTTTAGACACGTACCTGATTATCACTTAGTGCTGTCTGTGTCAGAATCATCTATCTGTGTTAGCAATACTTTTTGTGTGTCAATTCAGCTCACCCAGCATGCCATGTTGGGGGAGTTTTCCCTTTATAAAGCATTCCATTGGTCAGAAAGTTCTATTTCTGCCAACCCAGCACAACGAGCAAGCTCGGTTAAGGGAACCTATTATTTATATTTTCAGGATTGAGGtatgggtgggggtgggggttggcaagagggacagacagactagtgGCGTCATTCCAGATAAACCAATGTCATTGTGGTGTAATATCATTACGGGAAACCAAATTTCACTAGTTTGGCTTCTCGCCATCTGATAAACATGTTGGAAGGGGTGGTAGCAGATGGAGTATGGTATGAGTGGCCAGCCCCCGGCCGTGGACTGAGGTTGGTAGCTGGTCTCCCGGCTGGATCAGCCCCCAGTTACAGACTGTGTTGAACCTGCTGGCAGTGCCGATCCCCGGCCATAGTTGTtgtcgtgactttactttcattaatctgatgattGTTATTTACTGTATCTAatcaactatgtttaattgttacccaattaaATGAATCATCTAACAATTAACTCaattaggatttggggcaccatAAGAGTGGTTGTttagagttaccatctcccgaattaaactccaaaggtctttacctatcacatccataAAACAGTTGACGTATTAATCATAACTTCgcatcatatcatcattctgaacagccgtaaccttacttatgattcagtactacacaaattggtttaattgtttatttactaGATAACTAAATGATAACagaggataaacatacacacttaatacattaggaaaaggtccctagtggactgaaaCAATATGGTTGCTTTTTACAaaaggagatggaggggaagagagaaaaagagacatttatcgtgatacattttagaaactaatctcacagtaatcatatactttgaACACAAACTGCCACCTgtttggagtaagaaatcatgaatgtacgTGTCCATGTCTTGGTTCACTGTTGGGCCTTTTCGCGGCACGCTTGTAAGGCTCCGATTGTCCAAAAGAGGTCGTTCATCCGTCTCTTCTACTGTTACGCTCCTCTGCCCGTTAAACTTGttgtgtagtcctgaacagaccAACAGAGTTTATTCTACTTTCCATTTGCTCCTGAAGCTTacttgaagataggctagccagctgtGTAGATGGTTCTGTGGTGATGAGTAGTAGAATACGTTGGTTTGAATAGTAGAATGGTCCCACTTAAATTCACTTTTCTAGATACTTttcttaggacagctaatcagccgtaccagtgattgtccgagAGTTGAGTTGTCTTCTCCCCTTGTGTTGGTATTCAGGGTTCAAACCACTTTACACGTGCAGCTGCAGCCTGGCGATGTTCTGGTCTCGGAGGTGAGTTTACtttcttcacctcgtgttgagGTTCAAAGTTCCAACCATTTTAAACGTGTAAGCTCCCGCTTCATGCTTTTCTGATCTCGCTGTTGTTTCTTTACCaatccttttatgcactctgatCGAAAGGGACGGTTCCGTCaggctgacacgctctctgacctcactagGGGCGTGGCTACTTAATGTGCAAAGTTTATAGGACACAAATGATCTGATCTCATGGCTCCTAAAATCACATTCATATCTTAACAAAAAAACATTCATAATTGTTAATATTTCATGCTCAACGTAAAAGATGGAGACTTCgtacatgtagtgtatatactttccaagttacagtatttcctttataacacTTAATATCACAAAATAAAAACCAATATGACATTAGTTTTCAAATTTTCCACTAACCATTCCCCACGTTCTCTGTTAGGATTTTTTTTCCAGTATTCACTTGAGAACGTGTTAAGAGATCAGGCGGGAAACCTCTGTGTAGACAAAGCACATTTCTCAGTGAAATTTGGAGAGggatgttctctctcctctcctttaatttACGACAAGGTGTGAGCCGTTACCCCCATTGTGCAGGAAGCCTGATTGGGCAAGACGATGGAAGGTTGAGCCCGGAAGTTACTGCTTAGAAAGACTCCAGTTGTGTATGGGATGTGTCGTATGATTAAAGGTTCCTCCTGAAACTTCGTAATCAATACAGAAACACTCAAATCACACATATTAGCCACAGTCTCTAGGTGACCAGCTGCACAGAGTCAGGATCTTCACTACAACTCTAACATTAATCAGTCAACCAATTATCCCCTAAGCTCCCCATTTGACTAATGGCTAAATGGGTATTCCTAACCTTAGTGTATATGTAGTTTAACATGACAGTGAAATATGAGTATCTATTGACAATCTAACTCAACATAGCAGTGAAACAAATTCCTTTACTCATCTAATTTTACCTGACTGCATATCTCACTGCTGCAGTCTCGACTTAAACGCTTGGAAGTCATGGTCAGTAGTATATGTTTATTACCGATGTGGCACAATTATTGTTTCTGAAACTGCATCAACGTGTTGTGGATTAAAGAGGTCTCTATTGCCGAGGCTTTTTCACAGTATTGCTGGTAAACACCAGAGTCACTGTCAATGAGATGATCACATACATGCAGTACACAC
Protein-coding sequences here:
- the LOC112266048 gene encoding uncharacterized protein LOC112266048 — its product is MKKFGLQNREYAMAVRLTKDECKKGEFDVNVKPEVVKAALTAGQIYKGDKIIAAIPYNGYHAEYRLLSITTQDMGYPILHLTNNNKDCIIFFTTFSPCLESCMKERGGHSIINDLDRAFSTRDLNSKAFVFEKVWQPKWGGAKTNPPRQNVINSFNTIHKKIPLYRCTHSKCYSCNEINTGRCLEGYSG